The following DNA comes from Bombus pascuorum chromosome 3, iyBomPasc1.1, whole genome shotgun sequence.
ACCAGGAAACGAGCGTATAGGAAACGATCTTAAAGAAGTCGATTATATAAAGGTACCTATCTACCTACCAAAAGCGAATTATCGCGTTTAAGAAACTGTTCTAAGctcattgttaattataagAGTGACTAAGATATATGTTTAGGACGATGATGACCGCGGATGGGCCGAGCCGCGAAAAGAGGGTGGTTTACTCACCGATGGTGCGTCGTTAACGACGTCGACGTTGATTAGAGACGATCaatgtgagaactcgttggcGTCGCGATGCACGCCGTTCAACATTCCTTTCAGCTTGCCTTGGAGTAACTGGACGCCAAAGCGGTTTCCCTCTCTCGAATCGCATCGACTTCTTTACATTCTACTCCAGCCTCGATCATGGCTTTCACTTCATCCGTCGAGGAAATGGTGAACCATGATCTCGCGGCGACGTTCGCACGCGACGTTGTTGGTCCAGCGACGACGAGACCGCGCAGCTCCGACGAATCTGGATAGAACATGATCCGCGTAACGCTTCGCTTTTATGGGGACTGAGATGCATTTCTAATTACATGCTAGTAGACGAGGACTGTGAAAGACGAAAGTAGTCGGACGAGGCAACATTTTCTGCAATCTTGTAAAAAGTAATCGGATCGCGAGGAAGATTATACAGATGGAAatcttttgaattttaatatccttCCGACCTCGTGAAAGACAATTCTGAAAGATTTCAATTGTACTTTAAATCCGATATATTCTCATCTATTATGgcatgagaaaagaaaattaatgggaatcttttttgcaattttgtgAAGAGTAATTGGATTGCCAGGGAGATTATCTGGTTGCAAAtcttttgaatttgaatattttttaatctcttcAAAGACAATTCCAAAATGTTTAAACTACTTTAAATCTGATatattctctctctccctctccctcccTCGCCCTCTTTCGCTCAGctattacaaaatgaaaaagaagaattaggAATTGAAATTGTGATcagattaaatataaatagttattaagaatgtatttttttttttaagaaagagatgacaattgtatttataatataagagaTGCTTGAATGAATGAATTTCCGAAGTTCggaaaaatttataacgatacgataatagtaatagtaatgaTAGATTGATATAGTacttacaataaattatttaccaCTGaacattcaaaatataaatttctgaataatttgagaaattaaagcgaacatcagaaacgaaagagataTTACAAAccttgaaaataaaagagaaaagattaatgtgataaaatgaaaaaataaatacaataatagtaattatatatatcgtaaatagtaataatatagtatagtaataaaataaattttgacaTGAGAGACATAAcctattaattataaataaaatttataaaattgtatcagttcatttgataaaatttcttaatataaattatttaataatttctgcaATTAGAGATTATAATCGAAGTAGCATATATTTAACACAATAAGTTTCCTTTTCAAACGCGTTTAACACATTTAGGAAATAAgcattctaatataaatatttgaagacaAAAATCAAAGTTACTGTGTCGACATCTATGCCCACTTTCTTCTAGGAAACATTACAAAATTGTTTCAGCTGTTAATATAGAAAACAAtacttttattcaaattccTGGACGAACTAAATAGAATCACCTAAATATCTAACTTATGTATTGTTGTATGAAAAAACTTCTCAGGACGAAGTTACATTATTTCAAAAGCCACATACAATGGTGGAAATAGTTTCTTTCTTatcatcatttttttttacggGACTTGAAAGccatcaatattttttaaatagaatcatatatttatttttcgatatccTAATAGAGTATGAAAAAACAAATTCAATGATATACCTTACCGTTCCTATCATctaatcttgaaatatttgatatgtacttacatatgtatattcaattatattcaatAGGCAGGTAGCAAAATTAAAGAATCCAAATTTTTCAGTTCCAAGACCAAATTTTTTAACTCTTGAAAACTCAAATGATAGTTTACAATCCAAagagttaattaaaattgcttTTATCTAAATATTCTCTCTggtttcataattataaacaGGCTTTTAAAATTGTCCAATCCATGGACAACGAAACATTATAACCACCTAGCGGTGAAAAGGTGGAACTAATCTCTTtatgatgaaattaaaatatgaaatttcttaatcTATAAAGCGAATTCTTGAACTGCTCAAGAATGAAGTTAAACCTTTAACTCCTAGGAATCAGAATATTATACCGTTttcctaattaattaaattaaatatgtaattaattaattatgtacaattagtGCAAAGTGCCCTATTTTGGGCATGATGGCACCATCTATCAATGTAAAAGTTTACTTTTTGTTACCACAAATCACTGCTTTATCGGTAATCAAAATAAGAAACCAGGGTGAATATTtagataaaagtaattttaatcaattctTTGAGTTCTAGAATATCATTTGAGCCTTCAGAAGTTAAAATTCTGCTTAGAAgtcttgaaatttgaatttgaatacaCTTCGGACGTCGATATCTTGATTAAATGATAATCATCGGTTATATTTTGACAACTtcattattttacttaataaaaagaagaaaatttaattatattcttatttgacatatttttatgtatttcattttgaacATGACATGTATGAAGTTATTGATTTGTTTAAAGTTTTGTGCACATTTATAAGTATTTATGTACGTATATCCACAGCTATTACAGAAatctgtgtgtgtgtatatcttacaatgaaattattttatattcctgAGCATTGCACATACACAGTACTTCAGGTAGAATTTTACTACCTGAATGTTACATGAAGTTACATATTTAGTTAGTGCACAGAACAAtctattgatatttaatatatagaaaaactAAGTAAATGCtatctatttaattataaaaagatataattttattttacttatcaAATTCAAAGTACTCAAAAAATACTgatctataaatattcaagtgtgtatatttatttaatttattattttaatttaattattcataaatagagaatattgcataaaataaaattttaatgccCATCTATTGcattgattttttaatgttcatacataaactaaaaatataaaaaagtatgcagtaattaaaaatgttattacatagggaaaatatttatgtatatgtaataaaagaaCATACAAATGgatatagtacgtaataatataaacatgcatatattttaaggaaatttataaaatataacctaatattttctaatgtagttaaaaataatggaaaagaaaatgaacaaGAAAAGCCATCGTAAGCAAAGACGAGCATATCATAGACTTCTTAAAGATATGGATATTAAATGCTGTGATAATCCTACACAGGTTAGTAttcatttatgtaatttattcattataatattaggaatattttttcattttactatATTACAGTACATAATGATTTGTAATGCGGGATTAGTGACTGGTTTACAAAGAAAAACATTACAAGATGTGATAGATCCTTTTGTTGACTTATATGATTTAATAATGCCACTAAACAAatcatattgttttattaaattttattcagtaGAAGttgctatatatgtatacaataaaattaatggtaacattaaaattaatggaCAAAATACACCACTGTATGCAACATTTACAGAATCAggtatataatttatcttaaaatctatatagaatttattgcGTTTTCTTAtggtattaattattaattaaaatgtatactCATCCATACAGAatataaagattaaatttttatattttgatattatgaATTTGTTTTAGTCCCTGATTTAAATTATTGTGGATGGTCTTCAAATCTTCCTCCTGGActtaaattaatagaaaattttatcactgaaaaagaagaagaaatgttaTTAAACACAATTAATTGGTCTAATGAAGGTAACAAAAATCTTGTTACTTTAATAAAAGAACATTAAAAATCatcaaattatgtaaatttaactGCAATATAAATCTCTTTTTCAGAATCGTCAGAATTAAAACATAGGAAAGTTAAACACTTTGGATATGAATTTCAATATGATTCAAATAAAGTAGATCCAGATAAACCTATTACACCTATACCTGAAAACTATCGATTTTTAAAAACGctgttcaaaaaatatcatGATGTTCCATATGAATATGATCAATTGACAATTAATCATTATTTACCTGGTCAAGGTATATTTCACAAAGATTATCCTTTAGGATTATCCTAAATACAGTAgtaatgttttaaattttaaggtATTCCTCCACATATTGATACACATAGTGCGTTTGAAGATAGTATATTGTCATTATCATTGGGCTCAGCTTGCATAATGGATTTTaaacgagaaaatgaaaaagctgCTGTCCTTTTGCCTGCTCGCTCATTGTTAATCATGTCAGGAGAAGCTCGTTATGCCTGGTCGCATGGAATTTGTCCTAGACATAATGACATAGTAAAATCTTCAAATGAAGTGACAACTCAACCACGAGGAACAAGAGTATCGTTTACATTCCGAAAAATACACAGGGGTGATTGTTGCTGTAATTTTCCGGAATATTGCGATACTAAACAGAATAACGCTACTACTCTGATCGATAGTAAAATAGCTCTAggaatagaaaattcttatgTACATgatgtatgtattataaattatcatttatgtGCGATTGTACTTATATTTAATGAGTTATTAAAGAAGTTTAcaacttttttatatataggtttatgataaaatttcaaatcattTTGATGAAACAAGGCATAAACAATGGCCCAATGTAACCAAATTCCTTCAAACTTTAAATACAGGTGATATCTTATTAGATGTAGGATGCGGGAATGGCAAATATCTTTATCaagctaaaaatatatttaaggtATGCATTACACATcatttaactttatataataacaagcATAATACAAAAACAAACCCTCTGTAATATAGGTTGGATGTGATAGAAGTtacaatttaatgaaaatttgtcgCAGCAAAGGTTTCGAAGTATCCCTATCTGACTGTTTATATTTACCTTATAAAGACAATAGTGTGGATGCAGTAATATGTATAGCTGTAATTCATCATCTTTCGACTCACGAGCGAAGGAAACAAGCCATTTCTGAATTAACAAGAATTCTTAGGCCaaatggaaaatgtttaatttatgtaTGGGCAAAAGAACAAGAAAAGGATTCTATTCAAACAGCTTACTTGCGatataatttaagtaaaaaGGAAGACAATATTTCACATACACAAAAATTAACAGAATATGGTATAACATTACCCGTGCATGAAAATCGTACAAAATTTGTCTGTAAGGATATGCTTGTTCcatggaaaagaaaaggaggcGGCAACTTCCTTAGATATTATCAtgtatttgaagaaaatgaacTATCACAATTATGTTCAGAAGTGCCGAATCTTACAATAAAACAGGTGTATTATGATCAGGGGAATTGGTGTGTAATTTTACACAAAAAagatcaaataaattaataaaatcaatttttaatcagAATCATGTTAATCATACCTTTTCACAATATtagtaaagaaataataagtttaaaaatataacaagagTATAAGGATTATAAATGCTTTAAAtgattttatctttattggaaaaagaacaaaatacaTGGAATATATGTTCTATACAGGGTTTTAGATATAAATAGTCCCTGATAcctaattttatcattataaaCATGAATAATGCATAATTAGACAAGAAAAGTGCACTGTACAAAGCTCACTCTGCTTGACTTTTACTTGTATTGTGCTTCAATTGtgtataacatatttaatagCAATATAGATTATcatcatttaataataataataatgttattattatctgCATCATACTTTTCAGTATTATTACTATtgatattaatgttattaCTTGTATTAGATAtcgtttgtaaatatattagcACACCTTATtcacaaaaaataatattcaatttgtcaaataaatgaaaaataacagTTGGTTTCAAATGCTATTTCCAAGAATTATAACCAAATTTGACAGcacataatttttcttcagaTTTGTCGATGTCAACAGTGTACGTAATATATACAACGATTGACAATACTAAACTATTAGTAAAattgttatacatttttaattggcGAGTGCTTGATTTAGGGCAAAGTACACTGTCCCTTCATTCTTAATAGATTGAGAAACTTATACAGGTCCAACTTCTTCTGGATCATAGttttttactcttttattGTATGCAATAATTtcctaaataattaaaagttcaaACATCtgttaaaattacattctaatattaataaaaatattgaataagtTATTTACTCTTTCATATCTGGCTCTATCCTCTTCTGCTATTGccatatattttgatttagTTTGAAGATCTGTACTCATCCATAATTTACCCAGCTCTTTAGCAATATCACCAACTCCCATTTCTGGATGTAATTCTCTCATTTTTCCACGTAATTCTtgacaaaaatagaaaaaggcaGACCTAAAATGACACTTGTAAACAATACATCAAACATCAATCAACATTGTAAACACATACAGTGCCCTTTTAGGCGCATCTTTGTCTCTGTATCGTTTTGTTCCTCTACGTGTTGGTCTCTCTGTTTCTTCATGGCCTGTGTAATGTCTAtcgtaataatacattttcttaTTGCAATGTGCTCCATCTTCAAGGTGGACAATCTAAAAATACAATGTAATTCCATTaacacatgtatatatattcttattacataaattactatttattttatatacttacCTCATTTTTCACTGGGActgcatttattataaaattcttacttTGAGTATTTGACCACTTTGCTTGATTGTTTGAAACACTGGACACATTTCCAGGTTTCATCACAGGTTCACCACATTCtaacaaattaaacaaataaacatataaaaagcCATAATTTAATTGTAAGTTTCTTGATgaatatcatatttttgtaccattttatttatttagaacaaaattttatttaaatctacattttatacaaatataatacactTTTACCTGGTGTCATATTTGTCTGACCAACAATCATTGTGTCTCTCATTCCAGAATTCAAGGAATTATCACCCGTTTTTGCaagataaacattttttctgtCATTTGATTCCATAActgtataaaattctttataatGTTTCGATCAAGAAATGAATGATTTATCCAAAACCACAGTAATCtacaaataacattttctttatattttattgatttgttatttttaatcattatgaaataaaatttgataaagaaatatttaaaatatgaaatagtaaatcaaagttttaaatatattatctatagtataatttataaatcaagtatcttttttatttgcacAAAAATAagatgcaaataaaatatataattcttataccaactttttatattatgtaggattaaaacatttaaatattttacgatggttattggatattaaatattacttaccACAAATATAGTTTATAGTAAGTATATAACAGATTGTTGTCATGTCCTTAATAAAACACCATAATAgatgaatatttcaagttctgtagaaatataaaaatacacaaaattgtttaaaatattataaattaaattacataaattacataaattacataacaataataaaacataatattctCTTTTGCTTTCTAATAAATTAGTTACCAATAGAACAATGTTATATGGagagattttttaattcgttacaTTAATTACATGTTATGcataattaatgtaaaatttcacaatctgacaaatttttgtttatacaaCTTTCATTGCCAAGAGAGCAAATTcaacttttataaatgttgtaaattattatttaaatataaacaaatataagctacattttacataaatacaattagaatttgtgataaaaattctatttaaattgtataaacatcaaactttttcattatgaaaaatgatatgcatatatatatatatataaatatatatatatatatacatacatatatatatatatatatattgatatatatattgatatatatatcaaataccTTGtagagaaacgaaatattttcaaatatgagatgaataaatatatgattatcaaaaaataactaagaaaataatgaaatactcaaatatattaaaaatatataagtaacGAAAGAGGCGAATGTAACAGATATTTACCTACAGATGACGTACAAAGGCAATCGCTACTACAACAACACAATATAAAAGCTATCTTACGACGATACACAACtcgaaagaatgaaaaagtaGCGAACGGAATATAGCTAGATACGCGATGTAGATGGTAATCAAACTTACCGATAATAACTGAAAGTAAACGTTACAAAAGGGCTCGGGGAAAGGTAATTATAGGCAACGCGAAATGTAACTTATTAAGCATCCATTCCACAGATCGGCCCTATCTATACGTATCTATCCGTACATATCACGCGTACCGTGATCAGCATTATATACGAAACGCGTATGATATCTAAATACAACTTTTACCAAACACACAGATtggaatttcttgaaattcggGATATTCACGAATACGATATTCGCCAGTTATTGAACCATAGAATTCAGATTATTGACGACAAGACTCAACGTTAAAAACAGATCGTATAAACCAAGCTGATTGAAGCAGATATGACCGGGCATGGCCACTTGTGTGgtgtacatatacgtacatataataCGCGCGAGCGCGTGCActaatacataaattttttaatactatttatttttacaagacTTTAAACCTATTACCTTATTGTTAAACGTTTCGTTGTTCTATTTCGGCTTCTATCTCTAAAATCATGTTACAATTTCAAAGGAATTGACAACAACAATTCTTtaataaaggaaatattaaggGAAGTTCATACGTCGGACGATGATGTCAAATGTCATCACCACATATTTTTTGACAATATTGattggaataaaatatgtatggGAACAAAACTTAActtaatgtatattttttctatatcgttcgtaaatattataaaacgtcatTCGCATGATTAAACATTGATTTAATtctcgtttaaaaaaatgtacatactatataaaataagtgttgataattaaattcaatttttaaatatgtttataatagatggatattttctgtatataaacattttaaaaatgaagtatactttctataattaatttaaaaaaatctgtCACATGTAAATGGGTTTAATGTTTAGAAAAAGTGGAATATAACTAACTTTTTaaagttcttttttaatatttttcacgacttagtaataacgtaaattaatattaacaagCTTTTCAAAATTATCCTGTTATCATAATTTTGGTTCTAGAGCGACTACCTCGAAAATAGAATATCGAAATGCATGGATGTTAATCATATACAGTATCGATAGTAAAATGTAGTTTGcgatagtatttaaaaatatttacttattttttatttgcaactattaatgaaagaaaaattaatttatattacatgcacattaattaattatatatatagattgaCGATGATAAGatagtaaaatatgaaacttatatgataaatatgtaatatcgttgatttaaggttatatttttgttcaaCATTTTACACGTGTttgatagataaataaatattttaaatcatgAAGGAAGTTTTGCTAACGAATTGTGAAAAGAACTTCGTAAATAAATCAGTGGAACAAGGCACAGtatgtatttctttatatcttaCTGTATGTAAAAGTCTAAAATTGGTTAAAATGTGTTTTAGCGATTGGATGGCAGATGTTTATTTGAAGCACGACCtgctaaaatttattttgcatcCAATTGGGGTACTTGTATGGTTTTGCTTGGTCAAACTAGGTAAGAACAAACtcaataatgtaatatttacttaaaagtattatagataatattaatataatttatttctttgaatgtaacaaataagaatatttttatatttgttattatcaataaatattagatacttataaatttatgtatttaatttatatataaaatgttttatgatattgtaaagtaataattttattatagagTTATAGCGCAAGTAACATGTGATATTCAACAACCTAAGACTGCTCGTCCTAATGAAGGGATGCTACATATAAATGTTGAACTTAATCCAATGGCTGCGCAGCATTTTGATGGTGGTAGACAATCTGAGATTTCAATATTGATTAGCAGACAACTTGAGAAATGTTATCAAGATTCCAAATGTATAGATTTAGAATCTCTATGTATCATAGCTGATAAACAAGTAAGGAATATCGTCTTAAACACTGAACTTTTAATTATCTGAAATTAATCAAGATGTTAGGAGTAATTGTAACAGGATATATAAGAGTTAACAGTTATATGACAAATgctatacatatttacataaaatattattttaattacgtattatatttGGATATTAATATGACACgagatatttcttaattaatacaGGTGTGGAATTTAAGGGTTGATGTTAACGTTATTAATCATGatggaaatttaattgattGTGCTTCCATTGCAACATTAGCTGCTCTCTCACATTTCCATAGGCCTGATGTAACTTCAAATGGTGAAGATATTATAGTTCATCCATTTTCTGAAAAAGACCCTTTACCTTTAACATTATATCATTATCCAGTGTGTGTCtcttttataacatttgaaaggttaattatttaaattgtgtaattattttaaataacctGTGccaagtaataaaatttgttataaaattatatcttcttAGTGGAACTACAGTTATGGATCCAACATATTTAGAAGAAAGAGTTGGTGTAGCTCAACTTACTCTTGGTATTAATTCATATAGAGAACTTTGTAGtttgcattttaattatttgacaaAAACTATGACTGTTGAAGACGTGATATCAGCAGTTTCTAATTATGCAGCAAATTATGCTGTTCAATTAGTGCAACAAATAAAAGAAGCAGTAAATTACGATGTAGAAACAAGGTAAAACTTTCATTGTTtagttatattttcttttttatttcacatattagattattttcattttataaataaatgtttaggTACAAGAAAGATAATCGCAATGTAAATCGTTTTAAAGAGTGCATAATGACAAAGAAATTGACAACTATGAATAGTGAATGTATCAGTATTAAATTGCGTAAATGGGGTGagatagaaaaaatagaatcTAATGGTAAATAATTCATTGATCATAATAATATAGTGTGGAAGCAATGATACTAAACAACCACCTATCATAGTCTTACATACATTTGTATTTACTTCTGTTTTTAAGTTGACatagagaaaaaggaagaagatgaaaattGTACGATTACAAAACCTGGAGAAGGTTCTGctgaattaataacaaatatagtaaatatctATTCGCTTAAAAGATTacattacaatttaatatgGCTAATgtaatcaatattttaaaattatttacataggGTATGTCGTTTGGCGAAGGTGGACCTAATACATGGAATTCATCAGAATCCTCAGAAGAAGAAATGAACGATGTTGAAATTACTGcgaagataaagaaagaagaaaataaaatagaaaatataggtattatatataattcatttctggatgtataatatatatttgctaaatgatttataaataattaattgagcaattattaattgttttagaATTAAGTGGAGACAGTGAAGAAGAAGCTATTgaaatgttagaaataaaGGATTTAATGCAATGAGtgaataaataacaaatcacaattatataaaaatataatttaatcattGTTTTATCTActtattaaatactattttttcaaatgacaaagaaaataaaaatgaatggtATAAATAAgcaatgttttattatatattgttatattgttacgtattatattttttatacatagcTCTTATAAAATACCTATACCTATTAACAAGTAAAAAtccatacatatatttttgatcttactaataaaatgttattacagTAACAAAACTCATGAAATGAGGCCTAGGCTATGTCGTATCATTACTTAAACCATTTTTTTGATCCAATTTATTGGCATTAGTTTTTACTGTGTAAATGAAAAAGCTTAATGcttctttttcaattacaGGGATGGTCTTAAAATGCTTCATAAGAGTCTGGAAGGAAACAATATActtcattataaatattttacatgaattatttaaagtaCAATGAATAGacattctgaaaaataaaataatttttttttaaatatatatttttgtttaatacatACATCAGCTAATTGAGCTTTATTTAAACCTGGACGTGTAGAAACTTTATAATGCCTTTTATATCGCCTTAGTGTACCGACTTGTAATTGGAAAAGATCAACTTCAGGGAGATCATTATCTGTTTCACCTGAATCTTCTTCTGAATCCTTGCGTCTacgttgctgttgttgctTAGATCTTGCACATTGTATCACTTGCTTATGATAGTCACAGATATATATGTGACGTGCCTAATGATAGATAAGATATATAATGACATGTTATTATCACTTAACCATTTATAactactttttatatttaaaaatttttctttaaatgaactcttcataaaagattaaaaaaatattaataaaatataaatacaagatacagtatttctaaaaatactgagaatactatttttttactttttaaaatgtatatatgacTTAGATAGCACATATTATTAGCACTTAAGAAAATTAACAGTAACATAGATGAATCCTaacgtttaattatataaatttacttccAAGACTTGAACTAGCATGACATTGTGACATACTCAAtaactttaatttttcataaagaatcttaaaaagaaaactaaaataatgttattttacaaaaataatgacTAAATCTTTCATGAATGACACATAACATTCAAAAtcatagaaaagaaagaaatcttaaaataaacttaaaagaaactgacacgtatatatattgtaacatAATTAGTAGTTATTAATCTTACTATAGGATCCAGATTAAGTTTTAATCGTCGTTGAGTTACAGTTTTTTGAATACGTTTGCTATAAGAAGCGTTGCCAGCTGGTCGAGTACATCGTTCACCCTCATCTACAAGGCAACAAATCTGATCAGCAGCTCCTCTGGAATCTTCTTCACCGGTACTGAAtccattcattttttttttattcttaacaTCAACTAAATCAGTATGAAGAGTATTTAGAACTTTAACAACCTCGAGATTTTTTGGTGTACGTGTTTTGCGTCAAAAAACGGCGTGTCTAAGAGTAAAATATAATCGGCGATGCCTATTTTTCACAGTCATAATTTCCCgttcaatttcatttgttatcGATAACTTTTCAAAGAAACTTATTCTTCAGTTGCCggtgtaaaaaaatttttatttaatgtaaagaTTCAAGCTCACAaatc
Coding sequences within:
- the LOC132905476 gene encoding alkylated DNA repair protein alkB homolog 8 isoform X2, with the protein product MLHEVTYLLKIMEKKMNKKSHRKQRRAYHRLLKDMDIKCCDNPTQYIMICNAGLVTGLQRKTLQDVIDPFVDLYDLIMPLNKSYCFIKFYSVEVAIYVYNKINGNIKINGQNTPLYATFTESVPDLNYCGWSSNLPPGLKLIENFITEKEEEMLLNTINWSNEESSELKHRKVKHFGYEFQYDSNKVDPDKPITPIPENYRFLKTLFKKYHDVPYEYDQLTINHYLPGQGIPPHIDTHSAFEDSILSLSLGSACIMDFKRENEKAAVLLPARSLLIMSGEARYAWSHGICPRHNDIVKSSNEVTTQPRGTRVSFTFRKIHRGDCCCNFPEYCDTKQNNATTLIDSKIALGIENSYVHDVYDKISNHFDETRHKQWPNVTKFLQTLNTGDILLDVGCGNGKYLYQAKNIFKVGCDRSYNLMKICRSKGFEVSLSDCLYLPYKDNSVDAVICIAVIHHLSTHERRKQAISELTRILRPNGKCLIYVWAKEQEKDSIQTAYLRYNLSKKEDNISHTQKLTEYGITLPVHENRTKFVCKDMLVPWKRKGGGNFLRYYHVFEENELSQLCSEVPNLTIKQVYYDQGNWCVILHKKDQIN
- the LOC132905476 gene encoding alkylated DNA repair protein alkB homolog 8 isoform X3 → MDILKIMEKKMNKKSHRKQRRAYHRLLKDMDIKCCDNPTQYIMICNAGLVTGLQRKTLQDVIDPFVDLYDLIMPLNKSYCFIKFYSVEVAIYVYNKINGNIKINGQNTPLYATFTESVPDLNYCGWSSNLPPGLKLIENFITEKEEEMLLNTINWSNEESSELKHRKVKHFGYEFQYDSNKVDPDKPITPIPENYRFLKTLFKKYHDVPYEYDQLTINHYLPGQGIPPHIDTHSAFEDSILSLSLGSACIMDFKRENEKAAVLLPARSLLIMSGEARYAWSHGICPRHNDIVKSSNEVTTQPRGTRVSFTFRKIHRGDCCCNFPEYCDTKQNNATTLIDSKIALGIENSYVHDVYDKISNHFDETRHKQWPNVTKFLQTLNTGDILLDVGCGNGKYLYQAKNIFKVGCDRSYNLMKICRSKGFEVSLSDCLYLPYKDNSVDAVICIAVIHHLSTHERRKQAISELTRILRPNGKCLIYVWAKEQEKDSIQTAYLRYNLSKKEDNISHTQKLTEYGITLPVHENRTKFVCKDMLVPWKRKGGGNFLRYYHVFEENELSQLCSEVPNLTIKQVYYDQGNWCVILHKKDQIN
- the LOC132905476 gene encoding alkylated DNA repair protein alkB homolog 8 isoform X1 — its product is MYEVIDLFKVLCTFISIYLKIMEKKMNKKSHRKQRRAYHRLLKDMDIKCCDNPTQYIMICNAGLVTGLQRKTLQDVIDPFVDLYDLIMPLNKSYCFIKFYSVEVAIYVYNKINGNIKINGQNTPLYATFTESVPDLNYCGWSSNLPPGLKLIENFITEKEEEMLLNTINWSNEESSELKHRKVKHFGYEFQYDSNKVDPDKPITPIPENYRFLKTLFKKYHDVPYEYDQLTINHYLPGQGIPPHIDTHSAFEDSILSLSLGSACIMDFKRENEKAAVLLPARSLLIMSGEARYAWSHGICPRHNDIVKSSNEVTTQPRGTRVSFTFRKIHRGDCCCNFPEYCDTKQNNATTLIDSKIALGIENSYVHDVYDKISNHFDETRHKQWPNVTKFLQTLNTGDILLDVGCGNGKYLYQAKNIFKVGCDRSYNLMKICRSKGFEVSLSDCLYLPYKDNSVDAVICIAVIHHLSTHERRKQAISELTRILRPNGKCLIYVWAKEQEKDSIQTAYLRYNLSKKEDNISHTQKLTEYGITLPVHENRTKFVCKDMLVPWKRKGGGNFLRYYHVFEENELSQLCSEVPNLTIKQVYYDQGNWCVILHKKDQIN